CTGATGGGAAGTATCAAAAATAATGGGGTCTTGTGGTGAATCAAAAACTCGGTGCAATCCGATGGTCAATTCCACAACACCGAGATTCGGTCCGAGGTGACCACCAGTTGCTGCTACTTTGTCCACCAGGAAGGAACGGACTTCCTTCGCCAGAACGTCCAGATCCTCTTCGTCGAGGGCCTTTAAATCAGCAGGTGTTGAAATACTGTTGAGGATTCCCATTGGCGCGAGTCAGACACCTTTGCTTCTCAGAAAATGGACGGGTTGACATGTGTCGAGGCTGGCGACACACAAGACACATAAGTTGCACATCGATGCAGGCAAAGTTGAATCACATTCACCTGATGTTTGGAGCTATATTACTCTGTGTCGCGATTGAAAACTTACTTTGCCTTAGGATACTCGAGTAAATACCCCGATGGTTTCAAAATGGTGTGTGCCGGGGAAAGCATTGAATACGGCAAGCTGATCCATCTCGAATCCATGTTTTGACCAGTCCGCAACATCTCGGGCAAACGTTGCAGGATCGCAACCGATATGGATAACCAACTGAGGGCGTGCCTGCGCGATGCTTTCAATAACATCGCTGCCAGCACCCGTGCGCGGTGGATCAAGTACCACCACGTGGGGGGACGGTAGCTGGGAAGAAATGCCCTCTACCTTGCCGGTATGGAACGTCACGGGCAGCTCACCAAGTGCAGCTTCGCCAGATTCCGCCGACCCCTCAGACAGCTCCACCGAATGCACATGAGCTCCGAGCTTCGCAGTGATGACAGGCGCGAACAATCCGACGCCGCCGTAAAGATCCCACGCAACAGGGCCACGCTTATCGACGTCGATTAGCTCTACCCCATCCAGCACCGACGCGATGAACTGGGAGTATGCGCTCGGCGCTTTGGCGTGCGCCTGCCAAAAAGACGACACGTTGAACGTCCAGGTGTAGTCGCCTACCTTTTGCACGACCTCGCCGGTGCCTTCCAGCACCTTCAAGATAGTTTCAGTGCGACGGCCACGAGGGGCTTTCCGAGATTCCACGACGTGGCGATTGCCGTTGTCGTCGATAGCCGCGATGATTTCCGCACCTGGGGTAAAGCGCTGCGCTCCCTCACCAACCAAGCCGTCCAGCAGCTGCGGAACCACCTGGGAACACGCAGCCGAAGTCACCAACTCGGTGCTCTTGAGCTTGCGGAACCCGGCGCGACCTGACGCATCCACGCCCAGGCGCACACGGGTGCGCCAGCCAGCAGAGGGTTGCAGGTCGTGCAGCTCGAGGTTTGGAAGCTTGTCGACGCCACCGATCCGCTCTAATTGGTCAGTCAAGACCCTCGTCTTGATACCCATTTCTGCCTCAGGATTGAGCTCTGCATAGTCGCAGCAGCCTGCACCGAGTGCGGCTGCCGGGCATCGCGAATCTACTCGATCGGCTGATGGGGTGGTGACAGCGACGACATGGCCCCTGGCCCAGTTCTTTTTCAACTGGGTGATTTCCAGGTCGACGGTGTCGCCGGGGATACCTCCCTGAACGAAGATGACACGTCCATCGTGGTGGGCGATGCCTTCCCCGCCGTGCGCTGGTCGTTGCACGTCGACGGAAATGATATCGCCTTTGGCGAGTTCGACGGTGTCTGTCATGGGAGTTGGTTCTCGTTTCTACTTCAAAGATGTGCTGAAAGAGCCGTAACCTTTGCAACTTCAGCGTGCAAAGAATCTAACCTTACTCTGGTTGGGTTGGATTCCCCAGATTTGGCTGTGCACTTTGAGCTTTCGCCTGTGCCGCACGCTGTGCCATGGCCTGCTGGACCTGCTCTGCCAATTGCTTGGGCAGGGCAACTGGAAGTGGGCTGCCGGCCAGGATGGGGGCGTCGCCACGGTTAACAAAGGTGCGAGCAATGACTTCTCGGCCCAAGTCACGCATATCGTCAGCGCGGTCTGCTGGGCTGATCATGGTCATGCGTAGCATCCACCTAGGTCCATCAACTCCGGCGATGCGGATCTGACGATCGTTTGCCTCTCCGACTACTTCGCGACCCCACGGTCCGCGTTCTACGCGAACTGAAAGTCCATCGCGTCGCATGCCTTCGGCGATGTCTTTGGTTGCTTCACGCCATTGTCCTGCTGAGGTTGGTGCAGCAAAGGCAACTGGGGTAATGCGTCCGTATTTGGTGACAATGTGAAGCATGCGTGGGCCCTGCTCCCCCATTTCCACCTGTACTTCAGAATCAAGTGGCAGTGGGACTTGGAGGGATCCAAGATCAAGGATGCCCTTGGAAAAATCGGAGAAGTCAAAGTCTTGGATATTGACAGAACCTCCGTCAAACGGACCGGTCTCGCCGTTGATGGCGTCATGGGTCGGATCAGGTTCACCAGCTGAAGGATCGTCAACGTCTTCAGGTTCATCCACTGCACCCAGCCCACTCAATGCGGATGGTGCGTTCACGCCATTATTCACGCCTGCATCCGGGGTTGCGTCAACAGCCTCGGACGCAGGGGTTGCGGTGGTCGCGGTGGTCTCGGCTTCTTCATCTTTTTTCTTACCAAAAGGCCACAGAGCCATAAGTATTCAAACCATCCTTTTACGTTGCGTCGTTAATCCGTTCCAGTCTAGGAGGATTGTGAGATCCTGCCACCCCCAACGCGCACACGAGATATTTTAGTTGGCTGCGATTCCGGTGGAACCGTAGCCTTGGTCGCCTCGCACGGTGGAATCAAGCTCGTCTACTTCCACAAAGTCAACGAGCTCCACCTTTTGGATAACCAGCTGGGCAATGCGATCACCACGGGAGATGGTGATGGGTTTTTCTGGGTCGAGGTTGATCAAGCACACTTTAATCTCTCCGCGGTAGTCGGCATCGATAGTGCCAGGTGCATTAGCGATGCTTAAGCCTTCACGTGCTGCCAAGCCAGATCGTGGGTGAACCAAGCCGACGGTACCCAGCGGCAAAGCGACGGCTACGCCAGTGCCCACGACTTCGCGGCGTCCTGGTTGGATCACTGCGTCAGTGGTGGCGTGCAGATCAACCCCGGCGTCACCACGGTGTGCGCGCTTGGGCATGGGGAGGTCTTTATCTAGACGTACAAGTTTGATGGCATCCAAGTCAGTCACTAATTCAGTCACAGTGTTCAAGGGTACTGATCTTCTGCCTACCTCGAGACATGACCCGGCATAGCCGGTGGGATAGGATTAACTATTGTGACTGATTCCCAACAATCCGATTCTGTATCCGACGCTTCAACAGGCAAACAGACAGCAACGTCGCCGGATGGGGTGACCACGATTTACCGGGAACGACAGTGGGTACCTTGGTATTGGTGGCTAGCCATGGCATTTGTTGTCGCATTGCTGACGGCTCAGTTTGGACTAAATCGCAATGAGTTGTGGATCTATATTCCTGCCATCTTGCTGTCGATTCTTGGCGCATGGGTTTTGGTGACCATGTCCAACACGGTCATTGCCGTTGAGGAAGATGCGGATGGCATGCGCTGGTTGATCGCCGGCCAGGCGAACTTGCCGGCCGATGTGGTTTCGCGCTCACTGGCGGTCCCTGCCACAGCAAAGCGCAATGCGATGGGTCGCCAACTTGACCCAGCTGCCTTTGTTGTCTCTCACGGTTGGGTGCCAGAGATGGTCATGCTGGTGTTGGATGATCCGGAAGATCCCACGCCCTATTGGTTGGTGGGTTCCAAGAATCCAGAGGCCCTGTTGCGTGCCTTCTTGCCAGATCAAGCTGATGCTGCGTTGGCGGACTTCAAGTAGGACGTGCCGTCTAAGAGCAATTAAACCCCGCTGTCCAGGAATGGATCACGGGGTTTTCTTGCGTTTTATGCCTTGCTCCTTATGCGTTCCTTATGCGCAGTCCAGGCATATGATGGAGCCATCTGGTTCCACGTGGGACTTGCGGTTATTGCGCTGAACAAGGAAGCAGCTTGCACAGGTGAACTCATCGTCGCGACGTGGGACTACGTCAACATTGAGTTCTTCGCCGGAGAGATCAACATTGGGGATCTCAAAGGACTCGACAATTTCGCCGTCATCGTCCATGTCGATGTTGGCGTTTTCCACTGCCTTCAAACCTTCGAGAGAGTCAGTCTCTAATTCGTCTTCTACACGTTGACGTGGGGCGTCGTAATCGGTAGCCATGTTTGTTCCTCCCGAGTGGGTGTCATTCACTAAGTGCACGAACGCCCGGTTGCGTTGTGCAGCTTCATGCGCGCATAGTAAAGGAGAATTTGACGATTGTCATATTGGCTGGTCACGAGCACAAAATTCGAGGTTTTTAGAAACGTTAAAGTTTGTGTTTTTAACGATCTAGAGGCTCGAAGGCTTTGATGGACTCAAAATGAGCGCGTGCATCAGCAAAAACACCGGGGCTAGCGGCAAAACAAATCTCACCTGAGGACCCTGGAATGGACAATCCCGGGGCCTCCACCACGGCACCAGCTTCGGCTGCGATGAGCGTTCCGGCAGCAAAATCCCAGCAGTTGAGGCCGTGCTCGTAGTAGATATCTACTTGCCCGTCGGCGAGGTGACATAGATCGAGGGCTGCGCTTCCCATGCGACGGATATCGCGAACAGACGGCAAGACGGAGGTGAGGAGGTGGGCTTGACGGGAACGTCGCAAAGCAGAATAGCTGAACCCGGTAGCCACCAGTGCCTCGCTGACTACGCTCGCGCCTGAGGCGCGCAGGGCAATAATTTCATCGCTTGCGGGCATGTATTTGCTTGCCCCTTCCCCACGGGCTGCGGTATACAGCACACCAGTTTCCACGTTGATCACGGCGCCGGTGACCACCTCGCCATCAATTGCCGCAGCAATTGAAACCGCATATTGTGGCAGGCCGTAAAGGAAATTGACGGTGCCATCAATGGGGTCAACAATCCAGGTCACACCGCTTATCGACGCCGTCCCGGTGCCCTCCTCACCAATCAGCCCATCTTCCGGCCGCAACTCCTGTAGGCGATTGGCAATAAAATCCTCCGCCAACGTATCCACCACAGTCACCGGATCCACCGCCGAACTCTTGGTGTTGGTGTACTCCCACAAGTTGGTTAGCTCCGCCCGCTTGTCCT
The window above is part of the Corynebacterium deserti GIMN1.010 genome. Proteins encoded here:
- a CDS encoding class I SAM-dependent RNA methyltransferase is translated as MTDTVELAKGDIISVDVQRPAHGGEGIAHHDGRVIFVQGGIPGDTVDLEITQLKKNWARGHVVAVTTPSADRVDSRCPAAALGAGCCDYAELNPEAEMGIKTRVLTDQLERIGGVDKLPNLELHDLQPSAGWRTRVRLGVDASGRAGFRKLKSTELVTSAACSQVVPQLLDGLVGEGAQRFTPGAEIIAAIDDNGNRHVVESRKAPRGRRTETILKVLEGTGEVVQKVGDYTWTFNVSSFWQAHAKAPSAYSQFIASVLDGVELIDVDKRGPVAWDLYGGVGLFAPVITAKLGAHVHSVELSEGSAESGEAALGELPVTFHTGKVEGISSQLPSPHVVVLDPPRTGAGSDVIESIAQARPQLVIHIGCDPATFARDVADWSKHGFEMDQLAVFNAFPGTHHFETIGVFTRVS
- a CDS encoding DUF3710 domain-containing protein, which produces MALWPFGKKKDEEAETTATTATPASEAVDATPDAGVNNGVNAPSALSGLGAVDEPEDVDDPSAGEPDPTHDAINGETGPFDGGSVNIQDFDFSDFSKGILDLGSLQVPLPLDSEVQVEMGEQGPRMLHIVTKYGRITPVAFAAPTSAGQWREATKDIAEGMRRDGLSVRVERGPWGREVVGEANDRQIRIAGVDGPRWMLRMTMISPADRADDMRDLGREVIARTFVNRGDAPILAGSPLPVALPKQLAEQVQQAMAQRAAQAKAQSAQPNLGNPTQPE
- the dut gene encoding dUTP diphosphatase, producing the protein MTDLDAIKLVRLDKDLPMPKRAHRGDAGVDLHATTDAVIQPGRREVVGTGVAVALPLGTVGLVHPRSGLAAREGLSIANAPGTIDADYRGEIKVCLINLDPEKPITISRGDRIAQLVIQKVELVDFVEVDELDSTVRGDQGYGSTGIAAN
- a CDS encoding DUF3093 domain-containing protein — its product is MTDSQQSDSVSDASTGKQTATSPDGVTTIYRERQWVPWYWWLAMAFVVALLTAQFGLNRNELWIYIPAILLSILGAWVLVTMSNTVIAVEEDADGMRWLIAGQANLPADVVSRSLAVPATAKRNAMGRQLDPAAFVVSHGWVPEMVMLVLDDPEDPTPYWLVGSKNPEALLRAFLPDQADAALADFK
- a CDS encoding DUF4193 domain-containing protein, producing MATDYDAPRQRVEDELETDSLEGLKAVENANIDMDDDGEIVESFEIPNVDLSGEELNVDVVPRRDDEFTCASCFLVQRNNRKSHVEPDGSIICLDCA
- a CDS encoding inositol monophosphatase family protein produces the protein MGQHCFNELRAIAAETATLTATRIKDKRAELTNLWEYTNTKSSAVDPVTVVDTLAEDFIANRLQELRPEDGLIGEEGTGTASISGVTWIVDPIDGTVNFLYGLPQYAVSIAAAIDGEVVTGAVINVETGVLYTAARGEGASKYMPASDEIIALRASGASVVSEALVATGFSYSALRRSRQAHLLTSVLPSVRDIRRMGSAALDLCHLADGQVDIYYEHGLNCWDFAAGTLIAAEAGAVVEAPGLSIPGSSGEICFAASPGVFADARAHFESIKAFEPLDR